From a region of the Kiritimatiellia bacterium genome:
- a CDS encoding NF038132 family protein gives MSRKSLALAICAWFCCGNMIARGISIIGWVGEGTYGVSGSNGVVTASPFSSQYGWVSTASGIPDMGLTGIGGSGGPTTGSRIRTPVFPGDTGQELTFYFNYVTSDGSGYSDYAWARLLDTNLNEVALLFTARTTVGGDTVPGFSMPAPVATLVPASTPIVSDGPVWSPLAESSGTCFGNGCGHTGWIQARYALPAGGRFILEIGVVNWNDSDYQSGIAFDGVLLDGQDIQEPTPVTLTAVTAQRVDGGVRVSWETAMEFENLGFHVYRSTAPDGERTRVNAELIAGTGTSDGAKYSIVDTTAPESGTVFYWLEDVSTSFETETHEQVAVFDELDAEGEEKSPALAEFALGPESGICRIGYGALQAAGVPIDTTDPATLQVLINGEETAMFVSAWRGAMKDGDYLLFYAPDGADDRTGEIRTDPAALRMEEVYAGPGDEGEDVWYGVADENGGLSFETSPEVARYLLIGFADMPACVLDVTEALHPKMLYGYAWLLHEGSEGLYLSYFTETPAKIVAAGGAAIREIESLVQP, from the coding sequence ATGTCGAGAAAGTCGCTTGCGCTGGCAATCTGTGCGTGGTTCTGCTGTGGCAACATGATAGCGCGCGGCATTAGCATCATCGGATGGGTCGGCGAAGGGACCTATGGCGTGTCAGGTTCGAACGGAGTAGTGACGGCCTCGCCGTTCAGCAGCCAGTATGGATGGGTGTCCACGGCCTCTGGAATACCAGATATGGGATTAACCGGAATCGGCGGGTCGGGAGGCCCTACCACCGGTTCGCGCATTCGCACGCCGGTTTTTCCCGGCGACACCGGACAAGAATTGACGTTCTACTTCAACTACGTCACATCCGATGGATCAGGATACTCCGACTACGCTTGGGCCAGGCTTCTGGATACCAACCTGAACGAAGTGGCGCTTTTGTTCACAGCCCGAACCACCGTGGGCGGGGATACCGTCCCCGGGTTCAGCATGCCGGCGCCCGTTGCCACGCTCGTGCCGGCCAGCACTCCGATCGTGTCGGACGGCCCTGTATGGAGCCCCCTTGCAGAAAGCTCGGGCACCTGTTTCGGCAACGGATGCGGACATACGGGATGGATCCAGGCGCGCTACGCACTTCCTGCGGGCGGGCGATTCATCCTGGAGATCGGGGTCGTGAATTGGAATGACTCGGACTACCAGAGCGGCATCGCCTTCGACGGAGTATTGTTGGACGGCCAAGACATTCAGGAGCCCACGCCCGTCACTCTGACCGCCGTAACGGCCCAGCGAGTGGATGGAGGCGTGCGCGTGTCGTGGGAAACAGCCATGGAATTCGAGAACCTGGGGTTCCACGTCTATCGCTCCACGGCCCCCGATGGCGAGCGAACGCGAGTGAACGCGGAACTTATCGCCGGCACCGGCACCTCCGATGGTGCAAAGTATTCCATCGTGGACACCACAGCCCCGGAGTCGGGAACAGTCTTCTACTGGTTGGAAGATGTCAGCACTTCTTTCGAGACGGAGACGCACGAACAGGTCGCGGTTTTTGATGAACTAGACGCAGAGGGCGAGGAGAAGTCTCCGGCATTGGCGGAGTTTGCCCTTGGGCCCGAGAGCGGCATATGCCGCATCGGCTATGGGGCGCTGCAGGCTGCCGGTGTGCCGATCGACACGACCGATCCGGCGACACTCCAGGTTCTTATCAACGGCGAAGAAACCGCCATGTTTGTCTCGGCCTGGCGCGGGGCCATGAAGGACGGCGATTACCTGCTGTTCTATGCGCCGGACGGAGCGGATGACCGGACCGGCGAAATACGGACGGACCCGGCTGCCCTGCGGATGGAAGAGGTCTACGCGGGGCCGGGAGACGAGGGCGAAGATGTCTGGTATGGCGTGGCGGACGAGAACGGCGGGTTGTCCTTCGAAACGAGCCCGGAAGTGGCCCGCTACCTCTTGATCGGATTCGCCGATATGCCGGCCTGCGTGCTGGATGTCACCGAGGCCCTTCACCCCAAGATGCTGTATGGCTACGCCTGGCTGCTTCACGAAGGAAGCGAGGGCCTGTACTTGAGCTATTTCACGGAGACACCGGCAAAGATCGTTGCGGCCGGTGGCGCGGCCATACGGGAGATCGAATCTCTCGTTCAACCCTAG
- a CDS encoding DUF4326 domain-containing protein yields MKKHRFNVFPEAKEEDLARLTEDIRQNGYDTQQPVVLYQGDILDGWNRHLACKQLGVKYPTREFRGTDTEAILLVLRSNKRRNLYSSQWACIAAEAEDLLKAISAQVAQEKAKRNREAAIAQHSGAPGKKLPDPKKPDDAKAATKAAEAFHTNRTYVNQAVKMRAAAPDVFEKVKAGKLTMQDARREVARRPDTDWRDDERERQKAVQAGKTVLANAQADKNLILWAERSELAFPIDRTSRYGNPFVLDEDGDRDAVCDSFEKHYLPHKPSLLKRIEELRGKVLVCHCYPKRCHGEALVNLLKQRRGA; encoded by the coding sequence ATGAAGAAGCACCGATTCAACGTGTTCCCCGAGGCCAAGGAAGAGGATCTGGCCCGCCTGACCGAGGACATCCGGCAGAACGGCTACGACACCCAGCAACCGGTTGTGCTCTACCAGGGCGACATCCTGGACGGCTGGAACCGGCACCTCGCCTGTAAGCAGCTTGGCGTCAAATACCCGACGAGGGAATTCCGGGGCACCGACACGGAGGCAATCCTGTTGGTCCTGCGGTCCAACAAGCGCCGGAACCTGTATTCCTCGCAGTGGGCCTGCATCGCGGCCGAGGCGGAGGACCTGCTCAAGGCCATCTCTGCCCAAGTGGCGCAGGAAAAGGCGAAACGGAACCGCGAAGCGGCCATCGCTCAACACTCGGGTGCGCCAGGCAAAAAATTGCCTGACCCAAAGAAACCCGACGACGCCAAGGCCGCCACCAAAGCCGCCGAGGCTTTCCACACTAACCGCACCTACGTCAACCAGGCGGTCAAAATGCGGGCCGCCGCCCCGGATGTCTTCGAGAAGGTCAAGGCCGGCAAGCTGACCATGCAGGACGCCCGCCGCGAGGTGGCCCGCCGGCCCGATACGGATTGGCGGGACGATGAACGCGAGCGCCAGAAAGCGGTGCAGGCGGGCAAGACGGTTCTGGCCAATGCCCAGGCCGACAAGAACCTGATCCTGTGGGCCGAGCGCTCCGAGCTGGCCTTTCCGATCGACCGCACCAGCCGGTACGGCAATCCCTTCGTCCTGGACGAGGACGGGGACCGGGATGCCGTCTGCGACAGCTTCGAAAAGCACTACCTGCCGCACAAGCCCTCGCTGTTGAAGCGGATCGAGGAACTCCGCGGCAAGGTGCTGGTCTGCCACTGCTACCCGAAACGCTGCCACGGCGAGGCCCTCGTGAACCTTCTGAAGCAGAGGAGGGGAGCATGA
- a CDS encoding DUF2800 domain-containing protein has translation MSDHAKHSPSSLKNKAICPHWQPTGETSAAAEEGTALHRACETGDLSGLGEEQVQCVQLCLDYVRPLIEGGISVHREQRLDVAGLTFGTADLIVMTGDNHAHVVDFKFGRVKVDDAEQNLQGFAYALGAMTECGVEHVTVHFLQPRCDVVSVARFSRQADGQRLYDAIHTVILNAENPAAPFRPEPDNCRFCGAHIECPALREKALTVYKGYAEDALPIPSEFHPSSITDPRQMAVALRLAPVLEKWAESVRMHAMQMVKGGAEIPGYELRFRTGKRTVRDVVEAWTAIEGRLGISQLDYLQACTISLPQLEKIVAEHQEKGGGAAAKRKLTQLLQEAGVVVPGEEVEYLAKAK, from the coding sequence ATGAGTGACCACGCCAAGCATTCACCCAGCAGCCTCAAGAACAAGGCCATCTGCCCGCACTGGCAGCCGACCGGCGAGACCAGCGCCGCGGCGGAGGAGGGGACCGCCCTGCATCGTGCCTGCGAGACCGGCGACTTGTCCGGCTTGGGCGAGGAACAGGTCCAGTGTGTCCAGCTCTGCCTCGACTATGTGCGGCCCCTGATCGAGGGCGGGATCAGCGTCCACCGCGAGCAGCGCCTGGACGTGGCTGGCCTGACCTTCGGCACCGCTGATTTGATCGTCATGACCGGCGACAACCACGCCCATGTCGTGGACTTCAAGTTCGGCCGCGTCAAGGTGGACGACGCCGAACAGAACCTACAGGGGTTCGCTTATGCCCTGGGCGCCATGACCGAGTGCGGCGTGGAGCACGTCACGGTCCACTTCCTGCAGCCGCGCTGCGATGTCGTGTCCGTGGCCCGGTTCAGCCGCCAGGCGGACGGCCAGCGCCTCTACGACGCGATCCACACGGTCATTTTGAACGCCGAGAACCCGGCGGCCCCGTTCCGACCCGAGCCGGACAACTGCCGCTTCTGCGGGGCGCACATCGAGTGCCCGGCGCTCCGGGAGAAGGCCCTGACCGTCTACAAGGGCTACGCCGAGGACGCGCTGCCGATCCCGAGCGAGTTCCACCCGTCCAGCATCACCGACCCGCGCCAGATGGCCGTCGCGCTGCGGCTGGCCCCGGTCCTGGAGAAGTGGGCCGAAAGCGTCCGGATGCACGCGATGCAGATGGTGAAGGGTGGCGCGGAGATCCCCGGCTACGAGCTGCGGTTCCGTACCGGCAAGCGCACGGTGCGCGACGTGGTCGAGGCTTGGACCGCGATCGAGGGCCGGCTTGGCATCAGCCAACTCGACTATTTGCAGGCCTGCACGATCAGCCTGCCCCAACTCGAAAAGATCGTGGCGGAACACCAAGAGAAAGGAGGCGGCGCGGCAGCGAAACGCAAGCTCACGCAGTTGTTGCAGGAGGCCGGGGTCGTGGTCCCCGGCGAGGAAGTCGAATACCTGGCAAAAGCCAAATAG
- a CDS encoding ERCC4 domain-containing protein, translated as MNLRIDTREQRPLDFTGLIEPVRIVQGTVPVFDYAWAGDETLFAVERKSLADFIESVVIRDRFRRELEKIKRARAAGMSRIYYVVEATFHDIIRFDYSRFTSGRVHCELVFKRWRELDYFHDVHVVWAGDEAGAAHAIFLILKSRLEDLKQQHTGEPAHE; from the coding sequence ATGAACCTTCGCATCGACACCCGCGAGCAGCGCCCCCTCGACTTCACCGGCCTGATCGAGCCGGTCCGGATCGTGCAGGGCACGGTGCCGGTCTTCGACTACGCCTGGGCCGGGGACGAGACGCTGTTCGCCGTGGAACGGAAGTCCCTGGCCGATTTCATCGAATCCGTGGTAATCCGGGACCGTTTCCGCCGCGAGCTCGAAAAGATCAAGCGGGCCCGGGCCGCGGGCATGAGTCGCATCTATTACGTGGTCGAGGCCACCTTCCACGACATCATCCGCTTCGATTACAGCCGCTTCACCAGCGGCCGGGTCCATTGCGAGTTGGTCTTCAAGCGCTGGCGCGAGCTGGACTATTTCCACGACGTGCATGTCGTCTGGGCCGGTGACGAAGCCGGTGCCGCCCACGCCATTTTCCTGATTCTGAAGTCCCGCCTCGAAGATCTGAAACAACAACACACAGGAGAACCAGCCCATGAGTGA
- a CDS encoding helix-turn-helix domain-containing protein: MAPGNNRGSHGQTGLHSINPNDRLLKFLQAPPDIQAKIDRILSGADTEPDNGPLFCSKLKAAKLLGVCRNTVYRLVAEGRITQVEILPGFLLIRRADLFALAGRNS; encoded by the coding sequence ATGGCGCCAGGCAACAACAGGGGTTCGCACGGACAAACAGGGCTGCATTCCATCAATCCTAATGACCGCCTACTGAAGTTCTTACAGGCCCCGCCTGATATTCAGGCCAAGATCGACCGCATCCTTTCAGGCGCCGACACCGAACCGGACAACGGGCCGTTGTTCTGCAGCAAGCTCAAGGCCGCCAAGCTTCTCGGCGTTTGCAGGAACACAGTTTACCGCCTGGTTGCGGAAGGCCGGATCACCCAGGTCGAGATACTCCCGGGCTTTCTGCTTATTCGCCGCGCTGACCTGTTTGCTCTGGCCGGGAGGAATTCATGA
- a CDS encoding site-specific DNA-methyltransferase, with product MPRYESEKYELSDAEKRDLIKLIEAGKPLPEKYRFLLFEDKREVELVWNGKSREVCTTILPFQTLEHIDEPRKEERDDEELGLDTGGRQLKGWTNKLIWGDNKLILSSLKSGALRRQIEDAGGLKLIYIDPPFDVGADFSMDIEIGGETFHKEPNLLEQIAYRDTWGRGADSFIAMIYERLILMRDLMHSEGSIFVHCDWRVTGFIRMAMDEVFGKDNIRNEIIWAFTGPGSPGMQQFNRKHNTIYWFTRSKDKWIFKDEEIRVEHSEKTSDNFKGGLEGSGFRGDSYALPEGKIPESWWEMAIAQRFPVDGIRRVGYPTEKPWALLDRIVRACSGEDDLVADFFCGGGITAAVAEKLGRKWIATDLGKFGIHTTRKRLIQVQRELKAAGKPFRAFEVLNLGRYERQAYLNVSTRLTGKKKEQALAKKEKEFRELILKAYRAEPLPEAGFFHGKLAGRLVVVGPINLPVGRLFVEEVVTECRKRGASRVDVLAFEFEMGLFPASLDEAKQKGIDLVPKAIPPEVFDKRAVEKGQVRFHDVSYIEATPRYDSKNKLRLAVELTDFSVYYTQGLVAAIAADLKEGKSEVVCEQGRLIKVSKDKQGVVTRENLTKHWTDWVDYWAVDFDYQSRKEVIKVAKNLGVEGALPGTADTGEFLEFEERWTGAYIFENEWQSFRTRKDRNLELTTAAHTYEKPGRYTIAVKVIDIFGNDTMTLIPVNVG from the coding sequence ATGCCGCGTTACGAATCAGAAAAATACGAGCTCTCCGACGCGGAGAAACGCGACCTGATCAAGCTGATCGAGGCCGGCAAGCCCCTGCCGGAGAAATACCGGTTCCTGCTCTTCGAGGACAAGCGCGAGGTCGAACTCGTCTGGAACGGCAAGTCCCGCGAGGTCTGCACCACCATTCTCCCGTTTCAGACCCTCGAACACATTGACGAGCCGCGCAAGGAAGAGCGTGACGACGAGGAGCTCGGTCTTGACACCGGCGGACGGCAGCTCAAAGGCTGGACCAACAAGCTCATCTGGGGCGACAACAAGCTGATCCTCTCCTCGCTCAAGAGCGGCGCGCTCCGCCGCCAGATCGAGGACGCCGGCGGCCTCAAGCTCATCTACATTGACCCGCCCTTCGACGTGGGCGCCGACTTCTCCATGGACATCGAGATCGGCGGCGAAACGTTCCACAAGGAACCCAACCTCCTCGAACAAATCGCCTATCGCGACACCTGGGGCCGCGGCGCCGACTCTTTCATCGCCATGATCTACGAACGCCTCATCCTCATGCGCGATTTGATGCACAGCGAGGGCAGCATCTTTGTCCATTGTGATTGGCGGGTAACTGGGTTTATCCGCATGGCAATGGATGAAGTCTTTGGAAAAGATAACATCCGCAACGAAATCATCTGGGCGTTCACCGGGCCGGGCTCGCCTGGAATGCAGCAATTCAATCGCAAACACAACACCATCTACTGGTTCACTCGCTCGAAGGACAAATGGATCTTCAAGGACGAAGAAATCAGAGTTGAGCACTCCGAGAAGACTTCCGATAACTTCAAAGGCGGATTGGAAGGTTCAGGATTTCGTGGCGACTCCTACGCATTGCCCGAAGGCAAGATCCCAGAATCGTGGTGGGAAATGGCAATCGCCCAGAGATTCCCGGTGGATGGAATCAGGCGAGTTGGTTATCCGACAGAAAAGCCTTGGGCATTGCTCGACCGCATCGTGAGAGCGTGCAGCGGCGAAGATGATTTGGTGGCGGACTTTTTCTGTGGCGGAGGAATCACCGCCGCTGTGGCCGAAAAGCTCGGGCGCAAATGGATCGCGACGGATCTCGGCAAGTTCGGTATCCACACAACCCGCAAGCGGCTGATCCAGGTCCAGCGCGAGTTGAAGGCAGCGGGCAAACCATTCCGGGCGTTCGAAGTGTTGAATCTCGGCCGGTATGAGCGGCAGGCGTATCTGAATGTCTCCACGCGCCTGACCGGCAAGAAGAAAGAGCAGGCGCTGGCAAAGAAGGAAAAGGAGTTCCGCGAACTGATCCTGAAAGCCTATCGTGCCGAGCCGTTGCCGGAAGCGGGCTTCTTCCACGGCAAACTGGCCGGGCGGCTGGTGGTTGTCGGCCCGATCAATCTGCCGGTGGGCCGCCTGTTCGTCGAGGAAGTCGTCACCGAATGCCGCAAGCGCGGGGCGTCGCGGGTGGATGTGCTCGCGTTCGAATTCGAGATGGGCCTGTTCCCGGCCTCGCTGGACGAGGCGAAGCAGAAGGGCATAGACCTTGTCCCGAAAGCTATCCCGCCGGAAGTATTCGACAAGCGGGCAGTCGAAAAAGGCCAGGTTCGCTTCCACGATGTGAGCTACATCGAGGCCACGCCCCGGTACGACTCAAAGAACAAACTGCGCCTCGCGGTTGAGCTTACGGATTTCTCGGTCTATTACACGCAGGGGCTCGTGGCCGCCATCGCCGCCGATCTGAAGGAAGGCAAAAGCGAGGTCGTCTGTGAGCAGGGCCGGCTCATCAAGGTCAGCAAAGATAAACAGGGCGTCGTCACGCGCGAGAACCTGACCAAGCATTGGACCGATTGGGTGGACTATTGGGCCGTGGATTTCGACTACCAGAGCCGGAAAGAGGTCATCAAGGTGGCGAAGAATCTCGGCGTGGAGGGCGCCCTGCCCGGCACGGCGGACACAGGCGAGTTTCTCGAATTCGAAGAGCGCTGGACGGGCGCGTACATCTTCGAGAACGAGTGGCAAAGCTTCCGCACGCGCAAAGATCGCAACCTGGAGCTGACCACCGCCGCCCACACCTACGAGAAACCCGGCCGCTACACCATCGCGGTCAAAGTCATTGATATTTTCGGCAATGACACCATGACCCTCATACCGGTAAATGTCGGGTAA
- a CDS encoding Bro-N domain-containing protein codes for MSDAVQKPETRIALFQRKEVRRTIHNNEWWFVIADIVAALTDSVDPQGYIKDMRRRDPELAKGWGQIATPLAIATPGGPQSLNCANTEGLFRLIQSIPSPKAEPFKRWLARVGYERIQEIEDPELATKRTRALYKAKGYSDDWIEKRMRSIAIRDELTDEWKKRGVKERVEYAILTAEISQATFGMTPSQYAEFKRLKRENLRDHMTDLELIFSMLGEAASTEITRTRDAQGFPESQHAARAGGTVAGNARRELEKKSGRPVITRENYLSLTQSAKRIKPVAAAKKPRKKA; via the coding sequence ATGAGCGATGCCGTCCAGAAGCCCGAAACTCGTATTGCCTTGTTCCAGCGGAAAGAAGTTCGACGTACCATTCATAACAACGAATGGTGGTTCGTTATCGCGGATATCGTTGCCGCGTTGACCGATTCGGTTGACCCGCAAGGCTATATCAAGGACATGCGCCGCCGCGATCCGGAACTGGCCAAAGGGTGGGGGCAAATTGCCACCCCCCTTGCCATTGCCACTCCCGGCGGGCCCCAGAGTCTTAACTGTGCCAACACCGAAGGGCTTTTCCGCCTCATCCAGTCCATCCCCAGTCCCAAGGCCGAGCCGTTCAAACGCTGGCTGGCCAGGGTCGGCTACGAACGCATCCAGGAAATAGAGGACCCGGAGCTGGCCACCAAGCGCACCCGCGCCCTGTACAAGGCCAAGGGGTACTCCGACGACTGGATCGAGAAGCGGATGCGCTCCATCGCCATCCGCGATGAACTGACCGATGAATGGAAAAAACGCGGCGTGAAAGAACGGGTCGAGTACGCCATCCTCACCGCCGAAATCTCCCAGGCCACCTTCGGCATGACCCCCAGCCAATACGCCGAGTTCAAACGCCTCAAACGCGAGAACCTGCGGGATCACATGACCGATCTCGAACTCATTTTCTCCATGCTGGGCGAAGCCGCCAGCACGGAAATCACCCGTACCCGCGATGCCCAGGGCTTCCCGGAAAGCCAACACGCCGCCCGCGCGGGCGGCACGGTTGCCGGTAATGCCCGCCGCGAGTTGGAGAAGAAGAGCGGTCGCCCGGTGATCACCCGCGAGAACTACCTGTCGCTGACGCAGTCGGCGAAGAGGATCAAGCCGGTGGCCGCGGCTAAGAAACCCCGCAAGAAGGCGTGA
- a CDS encoding DEAD/DEAH box helicase family protein: MSLHPEFPVSPYEPLVPGQRWFPADEALRSTAYEKLLPPLVAKVRNEVFTWRNDGYPGAAPTSVALLRWWFETNHLLEAADGSLTSFRYYFAQREAVETVIWLHDVRHVRDKFDLLRFDASGAVSSGMFDEEWPRYVLKMATGAGKTKVLSLLLAWSYFHKLYEPDSALSRNFLVIAPNIIVLDRLRADFDGLRIFFNDPVLPANGHEGRNWRDDFQVTLHIQDDVRVVRHSGNIFLTNIHRVFLGDIGEPSIEDEDLRDYFLMPFGPKPAGKTTDSKTDLGEIVRDIEELAVFNDEAHHIHNPKMAWFKSIQDIHHRMLQKDKRLALQLDVTATPRHDNGAIFVQTVSDYPLVEAIHQNVVKHPVLPDAASRAKLHEHKSAIFTEKYADYLALGIEEWKKSYAEHEPLGKKAVLFVMVDDTRNCDEVGAYLEKICPELQGAVLVIHTKNNGEISESASGKNKEELEILRAAANSIDTWGSPYKAIVSVLMLKEGWDVRNVTTVVGLRAFSAASDILPEQTIGRGLRRMYFGTDTRETVSVMGTPAFMEFVESIQTEGVTFEHRPMGDGPGPRDSLIVEVDLQNPEKDIAALDIPLPKLTRRYHRDFKDLDALDPASFGNKRVPLKPFTPEETREIVFKRMLDSEIDHTILLDGSGPADYRSVVGFFARQLLKDLRLVGGYDVLYGKVKVFMREHLFSPSPVNLEDPVVLRNLSEPDAGKILYDTFKTAINALTIQQSGATRIEDRIRLRDMRPFRTEPRGFLVPRKSLFTRIVGEPHAGGLELKFAGFLEAAPDVAAFAKNYLAVGFKLDYVKADGDLSTYTPDFIVRTTDGVVWIVETKGREELDLPQKMARLKQWCADATAAEENGRRYDFVFVDEAGFEQHQPTTFAALSASFTDYKENEA; the protein is encoded by the coding sequence ATGTCTCTTCATCCAGAGTTCCCTGTTTCGCCGTATGAACCTCTTGTTCCGGGTCAACGTTGGTTCCCGGCCGATGAGGCGTTGCGCAGCACAGCCTATGAGAAGCTGCTACCCCCCCTTGTGGCCAAAGTCCGTAACGAGGTTTTTACGTGGCGCAACGACGGCTACCCAGGAGCGGCGCCTACATCCGTGGCTCTGCTTCGTTGGTGGTTTGAAACGAATCACCTGCTTGAAGCCGCCGATGGGTCGCTTACCTCTTTCCGCTATTACTTCGCCCAACGCGAGGCCGTTGAAACCGTCATTTGGCTCCATGACGTTCGCCATGTCCGCGATAAGTTCGATCTGCTCCGGTTCGACGCATCGGGCGCTGTGTCGTCCGGGATGTTCGATGAAGAATGGCCTCGTTACGTATTGAAAATGGCCACGGGCGCCGGTAAAACCAAGGTGCTGTCGCTGCTTCTCGCCTGGAGCTATTTCCATAAGCTCTACGAACCGGATTCCGCACTTTCGCGCAACTTCCTTGTCATCGCCCCGAATATCATTGTCCTTGATCGCTTGCGCGCCGATTTCGATGGGCTGCGTATCTTTTTCAATGACCCTGTGCTGCCCGCCAATGGCCATGAGGGCCGCAACTGGCGCGATGATTTTCAGGTTACTCTGCACATTCAAGACGACGTGCGCGTAGTCCGCCATTCGGGGAATATCTTCCTGACCAATATTCACCGCGTCTTTCTCGGCGACATCGGCGAGCCTTCGATCGAAGACGAAGACCTGCGTGATTACTTTCTCATGCCTTTCGGCCCCAAGCCGGCAGGCAAGACAACCGATAGCAAGACCGACCTGGGCGAAATTGTCCGCGATATCGAGGAACTGGCTGTATTCAACGACGAGGCGCACCACATTCACAACCCGAAGATGGCCTGGTTTAAGTCCATTCAGGATATCCATCATCGGATGCTGCAAAAGGACAAGCGCCTGGCGCTTCAACTCGACGTGACGGCCACGCCCCGTCACGATAACGGCGCGATATTCGTTCAAACCGTTTCGGACTACCCCTTGGTCGAGGCGATCCATCAGAACGTCGTTAAACATCCCGTCCTGCCGGACGCCGCCAGCCGGGCCAAGCTCCATGAGCACAAAAGCGCCATCTTCACGGAGAAATACGCCGACTATTTGGCCCTCGGCATCGAGGAGTGGAAGAAGAGTTACGCCGAGCATGAGCCTCTGGGAAAGAAGGCCGTGCTCTTCGTGATGGTGGATGACACCCGCAACTGCGACGAGGTCGGCGCCTATCTTGAGAAAATATGCCCGGAATTACAGGGCGCGGTGTTGGTCATTCACACGAAAAACAACGGAGAGATCTCGGAATCCGCATCCGGCAAGAACAAGGAGGAGCTCGAAATCCTTCGCGCCGCCGCCAATTCCATTGACACATGGGGAAGCCCCTATAAGGCCATTGTCTCGGTTCTCATGCTCAAGGAAGGTTGGGACGTGCGGAACGTCACCACCGTGGTCGGCCTGCGCGCTTTCAGCGCGGCGAGCGATATCCTCCCCGAACAGACTATCGGCCGCGGGCTGCGCCGTATGTATTTCGGCACCGACACCCGGGAAACCGTCTCGGTCATGGGTACCCCTGCTTTCATGGAATTCGTCGAGTCCATACAAACCGAAGGCGTTACCTTCGAACACCGCCCGATGGGGGACGGCCCCGGCCCTCGGGATTCCTTGATTGTCGAGGTGGATCTCCAGAACCCCGAGAAGGATATCGCCGCGCTGGATATCCCTCTGCCGAAGCTCACGCGGCGTTATCACCGCGATTTCAAAGACCTCGACGCACTCGATCCGGCTTCTTTCGGTAATAAAAGGGTGCCCCTCAAGCCTTTTACGCCAGAGGAGACGCGCGAGATCGTTTTCAAGCGCATGCTCGATTCCGAAATAGACCACACCATCCTGCTCGATGGGTCCGGCCCAGCCGACTATCGCTCCGTGGTCGGGTTCTTTGCCCGCCAACTCCTTAAAGATCTCCGCCTGGTCGGTGGGTATGATGTGCTCTACGGCAAAGTGAAGGTCTTCATGCGTGAGCATCTGTTCAGCCCCTCACCCGTAAACCTCGAAGACCCTGTCGTGCTTCGCAATTTGTCCGAGCCGGATGCCGGCAAGATTCTGTACGACACCTTCAAGACCGCCATCAATGCCCTCACCATTCAACAGAGCGGCGCTACGCGCATCGAGGACCGGATTCGCCTGCGCGACATGCGTCCGTTTCGTACCGAACCCCGCGGGTTCCTTGTCCCCAGGAAGTCCCTGTTCACCCGTATCGTCGGGGAACCGCACGCCGGCGGATTGGAGCTGAAGTTCGCCGGCTTTCTCGAAGCCGCGCCCGACGTGGCCGCTTTTGCCAAGAACTACCTGGCGGTCGGCTTCAAGCTCGACTACGTGAAGGCTGACGGCGACCTTTCGACTTATACCCCCGACTTCATTGTCCGCACCACCGATGGCGTCGTGTGGATTGTCGAAACCAAGGGCCGCGAGGAGCTCGACCTGCCGCAGAAAATGGCCCGGCTGAAGCAATGGTGCGCCGATGCCACGGCGGCAGAGGAAAACGGCCGGCGCTACGACTTTGTTTTTGTGGACGAGGCGGGCTTCGAGCAACACCAGCCGACGACTTTTGCGGCCCTCTCGGCGAGCTTCACCGATTACAAGGAGAATGAGGCATGA